TGAGCCGGCTGCGCTCCTGGATTGTCTGCAGGCCAACCCGCCCCGCCTGGAGGCGCTGGCCAGCGGCAACCGCGTGTGGCTGGGCCAACGCGACCTGACCCCGGACCTGCACTCCACCCGCGTGGACCGGGGCGTGAGCGTGGTGGCTGCCCTGCCCGAGGTGCGCGCCTGGGTCGACGCCCAGCTGCGCACCCTGCCCGCCCCCCTGGTCGCCGAGGGCCGGGATATGGGCACCAACGTCTTTCCGCACGCCCAGGCCAAGTTCTACCTGACCGCCAGCCCCCGCGTGCGTGCCCAACGCCGCGCCTATGAACGCCCCGAGGACGTGGCCGCCATTGAAGCGGCCCTGACCGAACGTGACCGC
The DNA window shown above is from Deinococcus aquaedulcis and carries:
- the cmk gene encoding (d)CMP kinase — translated: MIVTIDGVAASGKSSVSAGVAQALGVPYVSSGLLYRAVTLLGLEAGAALHEPAALLDCLQANPPRLEALASGNRVWLGQRDLTPDLHSTRVDRGVSVVAALPEVRAWVDAQLRTLPAPLVAEGRDMGTNVFPHAQAKFYLTASPRVRAQRRAYERPEDVAAIEAALTERDRLDTVQSAPAADAHVIDTSELSLQGVIDAVLARLPAR